In the genome of Chloroflexi bacterium ADurb.Bin180, one region contains:
- the galE_1 gene encoding UDP-glucose 4-epimerase, whose translation MKVLITGGAGFLGSALANRLVESGHHVRVLDDLSAGDQNRLDARVVFTRGDTRDIPRLWGLLKGVDCVYHLAARVSVPESVLYPVEYNEVNVGGTVSLMTAVRDARVKRVVLTSSGAAYGEQDEQPVRETARLKPSSPYAVSKMAAEGYVLALGALWGIETVILRVFNTYGPGQNIPPTHAPVIPMFLKQILGGGSLVIYGNGEQSRDFLYISDAVSALVAAAGASDVDRTVINVGSGRELTINAVVQAIEKVTGKSAHCLYNEAEGGGVSRLVADIGLARDKLGFQPRVDLENGLRQTLREDPQFKK comes from the coding sequence ATGAAGGTACTCATCACCGGCGGAGCGGGATTCCTGGGGTCGGCTCTGGCCAATCGCCTGGTCGAAAGTGGCCATCACGTACGCGTGCTGGATGACCTGAGCGCAGGCGACCAGAATCGTCTGGATGCGCGCGTCGTGTTCACGCGGGGCGATACGAGGGACATCCCCAGGCTGTGGGGTCTGCTGAAAGGCGTAGACTGCGTTTACCATCTGGCGGCGAGAGTATCTGTGCCCGAGAGCGTGCTCTACCCGGTCGAGTACAACGAGGTCAACGTCGGCGGAACGGTCAGCCTGATGACGGCGGTGCGCGATGCGCGGGTCAAGCGGGTTGTGCTGACCTCATCTGGCGCTGCCTACGGCGAACAGGATGAGCAGCCCGTGCGCGAGACAGCCCGGCTCAAGCCTTCCAGCCCCTATGCAGTGAGCAAGATGGCCGCCGAGGGTTATGTTCTGGCCCTGGGAGCCCTGTGGGGCATCGAGACGGTGATCCTGCGTGTTTTCAACACCTACGGGCCGGGGCAGAACATCCCCCCCACTCATGCGCCGGTGATCCCGATGTTTCTCAAGCAGATTCTGGGCGGGGGCTCGCTGGTGATCTATGGCAACGGCGAGCAGAGCCGCGATTTCCTGTATATCAGCGACGCTGTGTCGGCCCTGGTGGCGGCCGCCGGAGCGAGCGATGTCGACCGGACGGTCATCAATGTGGGCAGCGGCCGGGAACTGACCATCAATGCCGTGGTACAGGCCATAGAGAAGGTCACCGGCAAGAGCGCCCACTGTCTGTACAACGAGGCAGAGGGCGGCGGCGTCAGCCGGCTGGTGGCCGACATTGGCCTGGCGCGAGACAAGCTGGGCTTTCAACCCCGGGTGGACCTGGAGAACGGGCTGCGGCAGACCCTGCGCGAGGATCCGCAGTTCAAGAAGTAG
- the yfkN_1 gene encoding Trifunctional nucleotide phosphoesterase protein YfkN precursor, with product MARRATLIKATRQEHPNVLLLDAGDSLYGSQPLTLQSSGKVIVEGMNKLGYDAMLIGDLDLRYGPEVLAQRIAEASFPVLSANVLRASDKQLVGKPYIITEVGGRKVGIIGITWDGIDLQDPVLKDNYIVLKADIVLPQYVTEVSRKADIVIVLSNMGLEEDQRLSSAVPGIDVILGGRSRNPMEASWRNQKTGTIVAQAGAQGEWIGRRTLTIDGSGVVKANRGELIYLTDDYADDTDIRTWLDNYTVQ from the coding sequence ATGGCTCGGAGAGCCACCCTCATCAAGGCAACCAGGCAGGAACATCCTAACGTATTGCTGCTGGATGCGGGCGATTCACTGTACGGTTCTCAGCCGCTCACGCTGCAGAGTAGCGGCAAGGTCATTGTGGAAGGGATGAACAAACTCGGCTATGATGCCATGTTGATCGGCGACCTTGACCTGAGATACGGACCAGAGGTCCTGGCGCAGCGGATAGCCGAAGCCAGCTTTCCCGTGCTTTCGGCGAACGTGCTGCGGGCCTCCGATAAGCAGCTCGTGGGCAAACCGTATATCATCACCGAAGTGGGAGGCCGGAAGGTCGGCATCATCGGCATCACCTGGGATGGGATCGACCTCCAGGATCCGGTGCTGAAAGACAACTATATTGTGCTCAAGGCCGACATCGTACTGCCGCAGTACGTGACTGAGGTTTCTCGAAAGGCCGACATTGTGATCGTGCTCTCGAATATGGGCCTGGAGGAAGACCAGCGGCTTTCTTCCGCCGTGCCAGGGATCGATGTCATCCTCGGCGGGCGCTCGCGCAATCCGATGGAGGCCTCCTGGCGCAACCAAAAAACCGGCACCATCGTTGCCCAGGCAGGGGCTCAGGGCGAGTGGATTGGCCGCAGAACGTTGACCATCGATGGTTCCGGTGTGGTCAAGGCAAATCGGGGCGAGTTGATCTACCTCACCGATGACTATGCGGATGACACGGACATACGAACCTGGCTCGACAATTACACGGTGCAGTAG